In the Flagellimonas sp. HMM57 genome, one interval contains:
- a CDS encoding superoxide dismutase yields MAFELPKLPYAYDALEPHIDARTMEIHHTKHHNGYTTKLNGAIAGTDLEGKEILDILSNLDMSNGAVRNNGGGFYNHSLFWEVMSPDGGGQPSGDLATAIDEAFGSFDSFKEEFSTAAGTRFGSGWAWLCVHEGGKLTICSTPNQDNPIMPETGCGGNPIMGLDVWEHAYYLNYQNKRPDYVSAFFNVINWDKVSENYQAGK; encoded by the coding sequence ATGGCTTTTGAATTACCAAAATTACCTTATGCGTATGATGCTCTAGAGCCTCATATTGACGCAAGAACAATGGAAATTCACCACACAAAGCACCATAATGGCTATACCACTAAATTAAATGGTGCAATTGCGGGTACGGATTTAGAAGGAAAAGAGATTCTTGATATTTTATCCAATCTTGACATGTCCAATGGAGCAGTTAGAAACAATGGTGGAGGATTTTACAACCACAGTCTTTTTTGGGAAGTAATGTCACCAGATGGAGGCGGTCAGCCAAGCGGTGATCTAGCTACGGCAATCGATGAAGCTTTTGGCTCTTTTGATAGCTTTAAAGAGGAGTTTAGCACTGCAGCTGGAACTAGATTTGGGTCTGGATGGGCATGGCTTTGTGTACACGAAGGTGGTAAACTTACAATTTGTTCAACGCCAAACCAAGATAACCCAATAATGCCCGAAACGGGTTGTGGGGGAAATCCTATTATGGGATTGGATGTTTGGGAACATGCCTATTACTTAAACTATCAAAACAAGAGACCGGATTATGTTTCTGCATTTTTCAATGTTATCAATTGGGATAAGGTTTCCGAGAACTATCAAGCTGGGAAATAA
- a CDS encoding PfkB family carbohydrate kinase, producing the protein MGKLLIVGSVNIDSIETPFGKADSIVGGSAPFISLAASQFKVNSAIVSVVGEDFPQSYLNILEEHRVDVSGIEIVKGGKTFFWKGKYHNDLNSRDTLVTELNVLADFNPIVPDNFKNADVVMLGNLHPSIQMGVINQMVERPKLIVLDTMNFWMDNTLDELKDVIQHIDVITINDEEARQLTGEYSLVKAAAKIQDMGPKYVVIKKGEHGALLFNEQQIFFAPALPLEEVFDPTGAGDTFAGGFAGFLAEAKNISFESMKNAIIHGSNLASFCVEKFGTERLVNLQKHEVDNRLLQFKELTQFNIELT; encoded by the coding sequence ATGGGTAAACTTTTGATTGTTGGGTCTGTAAATATAGATAGTATAGAGACCCCTTTTGGAAAGGCCGACAGTATCGTTGGGGGGTCTGCGCCATTTATTTCCTTGGCTGCTTCCCAGTTTAAGGTAAACTCTGCCATAGTTTCTGTTGTTGGCGAAGATTTTCCTCAATCCTATTTAAACATATTGGAAGAACACAGGGTTGACGTTTCAGGAATTGAAATTGTTAAAGGCGGCAAGACTTTCTTCTGGAAAGGGAAATATCATAACGATTTAAATTCTAGGGATACTCTAGTAACGGAGTTGAACGTGCTGGCAGATTTTAATCCTATCGTTCCGGATAATTTTAAGAATGCCGATGTGGTCATGTTAGGGAACCTTCATCCTTCCATCCAAATGGGTGTAATCAATCAAATGGTAGAGCGACCAAAGCTTATAGTTTTGGATACCATGAATTTTTGGATGGACAATACCTTGGACGAGTTAAAGGATGTTATTCAGCATATTGATGTAATCACCATAAATGATGAAGAGGCACGCCAGTTGACAGGAGAATATTCTTTGGTCAAAGCTGCTGCCAAGATACAAGATATGGGACCTAAATATGTGGTCATAAAAAAAGGGGAACATGGGGCTCTTTTATTTAATGAGCAGCAAATTTTCTTCGCACCGGCCTTGCCCTTGGAGGAAGTTTTTGACCCCACCGGCGCAGGAGATACGTTTGCTGGTGGTTTTGCCGGTTTTTTGGCCGAAGCAAAGAATATTTCTTTTGAAAGCATGAAAAACGCAATAATACATGGTTCCAATCTAGCTTCATTTTGTGTAGAAAAGTTTGGAACAGAAAGGTTGGTCAACCTGCAAAAGCATGAGGTTGATAATCGATTATTACAATTTAAGGAGTTGACACAGTTCAATATAGAATTAACATAA
- the kbl gene encoding glycine C-acetyltransferase, whose amino-acid sequence MYGKIKEHLTHELDTIKEAGLFKKERIITSPQDAVIKISTGQEVINFCANNYLGLSSHPEVVQAAKDTLDSHGFGMSSVRFICGTQDIHKELEGKIADFYGTEDTILYAAAFDANGGVFEPLLTAEDAIISDSLNHASIIDGVRLCKAKRYRYANNDMADLEAQLKQSKEDGARFKIIVTDGVFSMDGLLAPLDKICDLADAYDAMVMIDECHSAGFIGETGRGTLEDKGVMDRIDIITGTLGKALGGAMGGYTTGKKEIIELLRQRSRPYLFSNSLAPAIVGASIKVFEMLENDTSLRDKLESNTAYFKKGMKEAGFDIIDGDSAIVPVMLYDAKLSQKMADMLLEENIYVIGFFFPVVPKGKARIRVQLSAAHEKHHLDQAINAFIKVGKTLKIV is encoded by the coding sequence ATGTACGGAAAGATAAAAGAACACCTTACCCATGAATTGGATACTATAAAAGAGGCAGGGCTCTTCAAAAAAGAGCGTATTATAACGTCTCCACAAGATGCGGTGATAAAAATATCGACAGGACAGGAAGTCATTAATTTTTGCGCAAATAATTATTTAGGGCTTTCATCGCATCCAGAAGTGGTACAAGCTGCAAAAGACACACTGGACTCCCATGGGTTTGGAATGTCCTCTGTCAGGTTCATTTGTGGCACTCAGGATATACACAAAGAACTGGAAGGAAAAATAGCTGATTTTTATGGTACCGAAGATACTATTCTTTATGCAGCTGCCTTTGATGCCAATGGGGGAGTTTTTGAACCTTTGTTGACCGCGGAAGATGCTATTATATCAGATTCCCTGAACCATGCTTCCATTATTGATGGGGTTCGTTTATGCAAGGCAAAACGCTATAGATATGCAAATAACGACATGGCCGATTTAGAGGCTCAACTGAAACAAAGCAAAGAAGATGGAGCTAGGTTCAAAATAATTGTTACCGATGGTGTTTTCTCCATGGACGGGCTTTTGGCTCCTCTAGATAAAATTTGTGACTTGGCAGATGCTTACGATGCCATGGTAATGATAGATGAATGCCATTCCGCTGGATTCATTGGCGAAACAGGCAGAGGAACCTTGGAGGATAAAGGTGTCATGGACAGGATAGACATAATTACCGGCACATTGGGCAAAGCGCTAGGTGGTGCAATGGGAGGGTATACCACAGGGAAAAAAGAAATTATTGAGCTATTGCGTCAAAGGTCCCGCCCATATCTGTTTTCCAACTCTTTGGCCCCTGCCATTGTTGGAGCTTCTATTAAGGTTTTTGAAATGTTGGAAAACGACACTTCCTTAAGAGATAAGCTCGAAAGCAACACGGCCTACTTCAAGAAAGGCATGAAAGAGGCTGGTTTTGACATCATCGATGGTGACTCTGCCATAGTCCCTGTTATGCTATATGACGCAAAGCTATCCCAAAAAATGGCGGACATGCTATTGGAGGAAAATATATACGTTATCGGTTTCTTCTTTCCAGTAGTTCCAAAGGGCAAAGCAAGAATCAGGGTGCAGTTATCGGCCGCTCACGAAAAGCATCATTTGGACCAAGCAATAAACGCATTTATAAAGGTAGGTAAGACTTTAAAAATCGTTTAA
- a CDS encoding exodeoxyribonuclease V subunit beta — translation MGTSNFKIYNASAGSGKTYTLTKEYLKLLFSNDSPTKFRQILAITFTNKAVEEMKTRILESLYSFGSIKNPADQGALFHEICQDLSLNAQQLQSKSKRVLKRILHNYSFFEISTIDKFNHKIIKTFARDLQLSQNFEVELDTEQLLEEAVGNLLERSGSDRELTDILIAFALEKIDDDKSWNISYDLVEIGKLLFQENHAPYLEKLESKSLGDFKRIQAKVTKEIKLLEKKAVEAAERTLSEIDALGFDASDFPRQTLPNHFKKIQNKEFNVKVLYSNKLEQNLIDGKILKAADKRDSTKLGAIVLNQFSTIKKVLYQLNYFKNIYGNIVPLALINEIAKEIKNIELEKDIIPISSLNSLLSKEIKNQPVPFIYERLGEKYRHYFIDEFQDTSQMQWNNLIPLISNALESEDEKRERGSLFLVGDVKQAIYRWRGGRAEQFLNLLMIQNNPFVLNPTVKTLDTNWRSHKEIVQFNNTFFATIAPLFKNEDYRTLFLEGSNQKPNSESGGFVQLSFVQGDTPQKNEEAYCAEVLKAIDQATLHAYRYSDICILVRDNSKGMLLADFLLQNRVPVISSDSLLLGKNHKVNFLISLLKLIDNVHDKDAVYEVLMFLAPSEDTRHDFIAQAINDPQLLLSKNYGFHISKLKGLSVFNILENAIVQFDLSKTDAAYLTFLMDEVLLIEKKEGPEIHSFLKHWEQKKNTLSIAAPDTINAIRIMTIHKAKGLEFPIVIFPFANTIIDDKRKKKKSWIPTTAVEENLGLPEFLVNINQEMLHYNEVAAEIYLDESKKTTLDAINVLYVALTRAKKGLFIISEEGKKNSVLAEANSYSDVFLYYLQEQGLYKDEETCYSFGSILKNDTVNSETLEENQYIPYITRNKRDEGFTVSTKSGQLWDDQKRTAIEMGNLVHHTLGNIKTSDDIENVIKELKEWGHLQKEFEDYLEQKILAVVNHPELKSYFSNDYEILNEQEILTVSGKSFRPDRLAVKGNTVVIMDYKTGKPSISHEQQILEYAQVLKDMNFEIKHAIIVYIDQKINPIFL, via the coding sequence TTGGGGACGTCCAACTTTAAAATATACAATGCATCTGCTGGTTCTGGTAAAACATATACCTTGACCAAGGAGTATCTTAAGTTATTGTTCTCCAATGATTCCCCAACCAAGTTTAGGCAAATATTGGCCATAACCTTTACGAACAAAGCCGTGGAGGAAATGAAAACCAGAATTCTTGAGAGCTTATACAGTTTTGGGTCTATTAAAAATCCCGCTGATCAAGGAGCCCTTTTTCATGAAATTTGCCAAGACCTTTCATTGAATGCCCAGCAGTTGCAATCAAAATCAAAACGTGTCCTTAAAAGAATTCTGCACAACTATTCTTTTTTCGAAATCTCTACCATAGATAAGTTTAACCACAAAATCATAAAAACGTTTGCCAGGGACCTTCAACTTTCCCAAAACTTTGAAGTAGAACTGGACACCGAACAGCTTTTGGAAGAGGCTGTTGGTAATTTATTGGAACGCTCGGGCAGTGATAGAGAGCTTACCGATATACTTATTGCTTTTGCTCTTGAGAAAATTGATGATGACAAAAGCTGGAATATTTCTTATGATCTTGTAGAAATTGGAAAGCTACTTTTTCAAGAAAACCATGCCCCCTATCTTGAAAAACTGGAATCAAAATCCTTAGGAGATTTTAAACGGATACAAGCCAAGGTTACAAAGGAAATTAAACTATTGGAAAAAAAAGCCGTTGAAGCGGCAGAAAGAACTCTTTCAGAAATTGATGCTCTTGGGTTTGATGCTTCCGATTTTCCAAGACAAACCCTTCCAAACCATTTTAAAAAAATTCAGAATAAAGAATTCAATGTTAAGGTGCTCTACAGCAACAAACTGGAACAAAACCTAATTGATGGTAAAATTCTAAAGGCAGCAGATAAACGGGATTCCACCAAGCTCGGGGCAATCGTGCTCAACCAATTTTCAACAATTAAAAAAGTACTATATCAACTCAATTATTTTAAAAATATCTACGGCAATATCGTTCCATTGGCCCTAATCAATGAGATAGCCAAAGAAATAAAAAACATTGAGCTTGAAAAGGATATTATCCCCATTTCCTCTTTAAATTCCCTGCTTTCCAAAGAAATCAAAAATCAACCTGTACCTTTTATATATGAAAGATTAGGAGAAAAGTACCGCCATTATTTTATTGATGAGTTCCAAGACACTTCTCAAATGCAATGGAACAACCTAATTCCTTTGATCAGTAATGCCCTCGAAAGCGAAGACGAAAAAAGAGAACGTGGTTCTTTATTTCTTGTTGGTGATGTAAAACAGGCCATTTATAGATGGAGAGGTGGTAGGGCCGAACAGTTTTTAAATCTATTAATGATCCAAAACAATCCTTTTGTACTGAATCCAACGGTAAAAACCCTAGATACCAATTGGAGAAGCCACAAGGAGATTGTTCAATTTAACAATACTTTTTTTGCTACCATTGCGCCTTTATTTAAAAATGAGGATTACAGAACACTATTCTTAGAAGGCAGTAATCAAAAACCAAATAGCGAATCGGGTGGTTTTGTACAACTGTCATTCGTACAAGGGGATACTCCACAAAAAAATGAAGAAGCCTATTGTGCCGAAGTTTTAAAGGCAATTGACCAAGCTACATTACATGCCTACCGCTATTCAGATATTTGTATTCTGGTGCGTGACAATTCCAAAGGAATGTTGCTCGCTGATTTCTTACTTCAGAACAGGGTTCCCGTAATTTCATCGGATTCGTTATTGCTTGGTAAAAACCATAAGGTAAATTTCTTGATATCATTGTTGAAACTAATCGATAATGTTCATGATAAAGATGCGGTTTATGAGGTTTTGATGTTCTTAGCTCCTTCTGAAGATACTAGACATGATTTTATAGCCCAAGCCATTAATGACCCACAACTATTGCTTTCAAAAAACTATGGATTTCATATCTCAAAATTGAAGGGGCTGTCTGTTTTCAATATTTTGGAAAATGCCATCGTTCAATTTGACCTCTCCAAAACCGATGCCGCTTATCTTACCTTTCTAATGGATGAAGTATTACTTATAGAGAAAAAGGAAGGTCCTGAAATTCATTCTTTTCTAAAGCATTGGGAACAAAAGAAGAATACGCTCTCCATAGCCGCTCCAGATACTATAAATGCCATTAGGATCATGACGATTCACAAAGCTAAGGGTCTGGAATTTCCAATTGTGATTTTTCCTTTTGCCAATACTATAATCGATGATAAAAGAAAAAAGAAGAAGTCTTGGATTCCTACGACAGCTGTTGAAGAAAACCTAGGGTTACCAGAGTTTTTGGTGAATATCAATCAAGAAATGTTACATTATAATGAGGTTGCCGCAGAAATCTATTTGGATGAATCCAAAAAAACAACCTTGGATGCCATTAATGTGCTGTACGTAGCTTTGACCCGTGCCAAAAAGGGGCTGTTCATTATTTCTGAAGAAGGTAAAAAAAATAGCGTTTTGGCTGAGGCCAATTCCTATTCGGATGTATTCCTTTATTATTTACAAGAGCAAGGTCTTTATAAAGACGAAGAAACATGTTATTCCTTCGGAAGCATATTAAAAAATGATACTGTCAATTCTGAAACGTTGGAAGAGAATCAATATATCCCATATATCACAAGAAACAAAAGGGACGAAGGCTTTACTGTTTCAACCAAATCCGGTCAGTTATGGGATGATCAAAAAAGAACCGCTATCGAAATGGGCAATTTGGTCCATCATACGCTCGGCAACATTAAAACTTCAGATGATATTGAAAACGTAATCAAGGAACTAAAAGAATGGGGACATCTTCAAAAAGAATTTGAAGATTACCTAGAACAAAAGATTTTAGCTGTTGTAAACCATCCTGAGCTAAAAAGCTACTTTTCCAATGATTACGAAATCCTGAACGAGCAAGAAATACTAACTGTATCTGGAAAATCCTTCCGACCAGATCGTCTTGCGGTAAAAGGAAATACTGTAGTTATTATGGACTACAAAACGGGAAAGCCCTCTATTTCGCACGAACAGCAAATTTTAGAATATGCCCAAGTATTAAAAGACATGAATTTTGAAATTAAACATGCTATAATTGTCTATATTGACCAAAAAATAAATCCTATTTTCCTTTAA
- a CDS encoding acyl carrier protein, whose product MSDIASRVKAIIVDKLGVDENEVVPEASFTNDLGADSLDTVELIMEFEKEFDIQIPDDQAENIATVGQAISYIEEAK is encoded by the coding sequence ATGTCAGACATTGCATCAAGAGTAAAGGCTATCATCGTTGATAAACTAGGTGTAGATGAGAATGAAGTTGTACCAGAAGCTAGCTTTACCAATGATTTAGGAGCGGATTCCTTGGACACTGTTGAACTTATCATGGAATTTGAGAAAGAATTCGATATCCAGATTCCGGACGATCAAGCAGAGAACATTGCAACTGTTGGTCAAGCCATTAGCTATATAGAAGAAGCGAAGTAA
- the purN gene encoding phosphoribosylglycinamide formyltransferase: MKRIVILASGSGSNAENIIHYFKENDSVEVAAVLTNNKLAKVLERCERLSVPAFFFNREAFSRSDSVIGLLKSLNPDLIVLAGFLWKIPLSLVDAFPNTIINIHPALLPKYGGKGMYGARVHEAVKKHSEPETGITIHYINENYDEGAIIFQAKIDVLPTDSVDDIADKVHQLEYEHFPKIIKKLLQDGQ; the protein is encoded by the coding sequence ATGAAGCGAATCGTAATCCTGGCCTCTGGTAGTGGTTCCAATGCGGAAAACATTATTCATTACTTTAAAGAAAATGATTCGGTCGAGGTAGCCGCTGTTTTGACCAATAATAAGTTGGCCAAAGTATTGGAACGCTGTGAACGGCTTTCGGTTCCCGCTTTTTTTTTTAACAGGGAAGCATTTTCACGTTCGGACAGTGTTATCGGACTACTGAAAAGTCTAAATCCAGATTTGATTGTTTTAGCCGGGTTTTTGTGGAAAATCCCGTTATCCTTAGTCGATGCTTTTCCGAATACCATCATTAATATTCATCCTGCCTTATTACCCAAATATGGTGGAAAGGGCATGTATGGTGCTAGAGTGCACGAGGCCGTAAAAAAGCATTCCGAGCCCGAAACCGGTATTACCATCCATTATATAAATGAAAACTATGATGAGGGAGCAATTATTTTTCAGGCAAAGATCGATGTGCTCCCCACCGATAGCGTAGATGACATAGCAGACAAGGTGCACCAGCTTGAATATGAGCATTTTCCAAAAATTATAAAAAAATTGCTTCAAGATGGCCAATAA
- the fabF gene encoding beta-ketoacyl-ACP synthase II, whose product MQLKRVVVTGMGALTPIGNNLGAYWEGLKNGKSGCAPITYFDTEKFKTKFACELKDYNPGDFFDRKEARKLDRFAQYALISSDEAIADAKLNLDEINKLRVGVIWGAGIGGLETFQQEVLNFADGDGTPRFNPFFIPKMIADIAPANISIKHGFMGPNYTTVSACASSANAMFDALNSIRLGYCDVIVTGGSEAAVTIAGMGGFNAMHALSTRNESPETASRPFDGTRDGFVLGEGAGALILEEYEHAKARGAKIYAEVLGGGLSSDAHHMTAPHPEGIGVVEVMKNCLENAGLKPEDVDHINTHGTSTPLGDVAELKAISKVFGDHAKNININSTKSMTGHLLGAAGAIEAIASILAVEHGIVPPTINHSTVDENIDPSFNLTLNKAQKREINVAMSNTFGFGGHNACILFKKIG is encoded by the coding sequence ATGCAGTTAAAGCGAGTAGTAGTTACCGGAATGGGTGCCCTCACACCTATAGGTAACAATTTAGGGGCTTATTGGGAAGGACTAAAAAATGGTAAGAGCGGTTGTGCGCCCATTACTTATTTTGACACCGAAAAGTTTAAGACCAAATTTGCCTGCGAACTTAAAGACTATAACCCTGGAGATTTTTTTGATAGAAAAGAAGCAAGAAAGTTGGATAGGTTTGCCCAGTATGCCTTGATTTCCTCAGATGAGGCCATTGCAGATGCTAAATTAAATCTAGACGAGATAAATAAGTTACGGGTAGGTGTTATTTGGGGAGCAGGAATTGGAGGTTTGGAAACTTTTCAACAAGAAGTTTTAAACTTTGCTGATGGAGATGGAACTCCAAGGTTTAATCCGTTCTTTATCCCTAAAATGATTGCAGATATTGCACCGGCCAATATTTCCATAAAGCATGGATTTATGGGTCCAAATTATACAACGGTCTCTGCTTGTGCTTCTTCGGCAAATGCCATGTTCGATGCTTTAAATTCTATACGCCTAGGGTATTGCGATGTAATTGTTACTGGAGGAAGTGAAGCGGCGGTTACCATAGCTGGAATGGGAGGTTTCAATGCCATGCATGCATTATCAACAAGAAACGAAAGTCCAGAAACAGCTTCAAGACCATTTGATGGGACCAGAGATGGTTTCGTGTTAGGTGAAGGAGCAGGAGCATTGATTTTAGAGGAATACGAGCATGCCAAGGCAAGAGGGGCAAAAATATATGCAGAGGTTTTGGGCGGTGGACTATCCAGTGATGCCCACCATATGACCGCACCACATCCTGAAGGTATCGGTGTTGTTGAGGTAATGAAGAATTGTTTGGAAAATGCAGGACTAAAACCAGAAGATGTAGACCATATAAACACACATGGAACTTCTACACCTTTAGGAGATGTTGCCGAGCTTAAGGCCATTTCTAAAGTTTTTGGAGATCACGCTAAGAACATCAATATCAATTCTACCAAATCCATGACAGGTCACTTGTTGGGGGCTGCGGGAGCAATAGAGGCCATAGCATCCATACTGGCTGTGGAACATGGTATAGTTCCACCTACAATAAACCACAGTACCGTAGATGAAAATATAGACCCGTCCTTTAATCTAACATTAAACAAGGCACAAAAAAGGGAAATTAATGTCGCCATGAGCAATACTTTTGGTTTTGGCGGACACAATGCGTGTATTTTATTTAAAAAAATAGGGTAG
- a CDS encoding amidophosphoribosyltransferase, producing the protein MSDPIKHECGISLIRLLKPLEYYKEKYGTAFYGVNKMYLMMEKQHNRGQDGAGFASIKLDMNPGERYMSRVRSAQQQPIQDIFAQINNRINTAFAEYPEYENDVDLQKKHIPYIGELLMGHVRYGTFGKNSIESVHPFLRQNNWMHRNLIVAGNFNMTNVDELFNNLVTLGQHPKEMADTVTVMEKIGHFLDDAVAKLYKQIKKEGFNKREASPLIAERLNVAKILRKAAKNWDGGYAMAGLLGHGDAFVFRDPAGIRPGYYYKDDEIVAVASERPVIQTVFNVPYESVKELDPGHAVIIKKNGSVHLEEILEPTERKACSFERIYFSRGSDKEIYQERKMLGKLVFPQILKSIDNDLVNTVFSYIPNTAETSFYGMVKEAQNYLNKRKEEQILALGTKITGDELHEILDVRPRIEKVAIKDAKLRTFITQDSSRDDLVTHVYDVSYGSVKKNDNLVIIDDSIVRGTTLKKSILKILDRLSPKKIIVVSSAPQIRYPDCYGIDMAKLEDFVAFKAAHALHKENGTTHIIKEIYEKCLAQTSSKDKEVVNYVKEFYAPFTAQQISKKTAEILSPDDINAEVDIIYQTIEDLHRSCPKNLGDWYFTGNYPTPGGNRVVNRAFINFYEGKNQRAY; encoded by the coding sequence ATGAGTGATCCTATTAAGCACGAATGCGGAATATCACTGATCCGTTTGCTTAAACCTCTTGAGTACTACAAAGAAAAATACGGTACTGCTTTCTACGGCGTCAACAAGATGTACCTAATGATGGAAAAACAGCACAATAGAGGTCAGGACGGAGCTGGTTTTGCAAGCATAAAGCTGGATATGAATCCGGGAGAACGTTACATGAGTCGCGTACGTTCCGCACAACAACAGCCAATACAAGATATTTTTGCCCAAATAAACAATAGAATAAACACTGCATTTGCAGAATATCCCGAATATGAGAATGACGTTGACCTTCAAAAAAAACATATTCCATATATAGGAGAGCTATTGATGGGTCACGTTCGCTATGGAACTTTTGGTAAGAATAGTATAGAAAGTGTTCATCCTTTTTTAAGACAGAACAATTGGATGCACCGTAATCTTATTGTTGCCGGAAATTTTAATATGACCAACGTGGACGAACTGTTCAACAACTTGGTTACACTTGGCCAGCATCCCAAGGAAATGGCAGATACGGTAACTGTCATGGAAAAAATTGGACATTTTCTGGACGATGCCGTAGCCAAACTATACAAACAAATAAAAAAGGAAGGCTTTAATAAAAGAGAGGCTTCGCCCTTAATAGCGGAGCGTTTAAATGTTGCCAAAATCTTAAGGAAAGCTGCCAAAAATTGGGATGGCGGTTATGCCATGGCAGGTCTTTTAGGGCATGGAGATGCCTTTGTATTTAGAGATCCTGCCGGAATACGGCCAGGCTACTATTATAAGGATGACGAAATTGTGGCCGTTGCATCGGAGCGGCCGGTCATTCAAACTGTCTTTAATGTTCCCTACGAGAGTGTGAAAGAGCTAGATCCAGGGCATGCTGTCATTATAAAAAAGAATGGATCCGTCCATCTCGAAGAAATATTGGAACCTACAGAACGAAAAGCCTGTTCTTTTGAACGCATCTATTTTTCTAGGGGAAGCGATAAAGAAATTTATCAGGAACGAAAAATGCTGGGAAAATTGGTATTCCCCCAGATTTTAAAATCCATTGATAATGACTTGGTCAACACCGTATTTTCATACATCCCCAACACCGCAGAAACTTCGTTCTATGGAATGGTGAAAGAGGCCCAAAATTATCTCAATAAAAGAAAAGAAGAACAAATATTGGCACTGGGCACAAAAATTACGGGGGATGAACTCCATGAGATTTTAGATGTTAGGCCAAGAATAGAAAAGGTGGCCATCAAAGATGCAAAGCTGAGAACTTTTATTACCCAAGATAGCAGTAGGGATGATTTAGTAACCCATGTTTATGATGTTTCTTATGGTTCTGTAAAAAAGAACGACAACCTTGTCATTATAGATGATAGTATCGTTAGGGGCACAACGCTAAAAAAGAGTATTCTTAAGATTCTAGACCGATTATCCCCCAAGAAAATAATCGTGGTTTCATCAGCACCTCAAATTAGATATCCAGATTGTTATGGTATCGATATGGCCAAATTGGAAGATTTTGTTGCTTTTAAAGCGGCACATGCGCTACATAAAGAAAATGGGACAACCCATATCATAAAAGAGATTTATGAAAAGTGTCTCGCACAAACAAGCTCAAAGGACAAAGAGGTGGTAAACTATGTAAAGGAGTTCTACGCGCCTTTTACGGCACAGCAAATCTCAAAGAAAACCGCCGAGATACTGAGCCCAGATGATATTAATGCGGAAGTTGACATTATATATCAAACAATTGAAGATTTACATAGGTCTTGTCCAAAAAATTTAGGAGATTGGTATTTTACAGGCAATTATCCAACTCCCGGCGGTAATAGAGTCGTAAACAGGGCCTTCATTAATTTCTACGAGGGGAAGAATCAAAGAGCTTATTAA
- a CDS encoding viroplasmin family protein, with product MANKPKFYVVWKGKRPGIYEKWADCKAQIEGFKGAQYKSFQEFAEAKKAFNSNYLEYKGKSKTKKELSAEDLLKIGEPNYDSISVDAASSGNPGKMEYQGVDTKSKKVLFKQGPFEQGTNNIGEFLALVHGLAFLKNNKSSRILYSDSRIAIGWVRKKKCGTKLKKNAKNKVVFELIDRAEKWLRENRYNTPIVKWETKAWGEIPADFGRK from the coding sequence ATGGCCAATAAACCAAAATTTTACGTAGTCTGGAAAGGCAAAAGACCGGGCATTTATGAAAAATGGGCGGATTGCAAAGCACAAATCGAAGGCTTTAAAGGAGCTCAATACAAATCTTTCCAAGAATTTGCAGAAGCGAAAAAGGCTTTCAACAGTAATTATTTGGAATACAAAGGAAAATCCAAGACCAAAAAAGAGCTTTCTGCAGAAGATCTCTTAAAAATTGGAGAACCCAACTATGATTCCATTTCTGTTGATGCAGCATCCAGTGGAAATCCGGGTAAAATGGAATACCAAGGTGTCGACACCAAATCAAAAAAAGTGTTGTTCAAACAAGGCCCTTTTGAACAGGGAACAAACAACATTGGAGAATTCTTGGCCCTAGTGCACGGTCTAGCATTTTTAAAAAACAATAAAAGCTCCCGCATACTCTACTCAGATTCCAGAATTGCCATAGGTTGGGTCAGAAAAAAGAAATGTGGTACCAAGCTAAAGAAAAATGCCAAAAACAAAGTTGTGTTCGAACTTATAGACCGCGCAGAAAAATGGCTACGTGAAAATCGCTATAACACTCCCATTGTAAAATGGGAAACGAAAGCTTGGGGGGAAATTCCTGCTGATTTTGGAAGAAAATAG